A genomic window from Mesorhizobium sp. 131-2-1 includes:
- the ntrX gene encoding nitrogen assimilation response regulator NtrX: MASDILIVDDEEDIRELVAGILSDEGHETRTAFDADSALAAIADRAPRLIFLDIWLQGSRLDGLALLDEIKTMHPTLPVVMISGHGNIETAVSAIRRGAYDFIEKPFKADRLILIAERALETSKLRREVSDLKQRSGETFDLIGMSSAMSQLRQTIERVAPTNSRIMIVGPSGSGKELAARAIHALSTRKAGPFVTLSAATITPERMEVELFGTESNGTERKVGALEEAHRGILYIDEVADMPRETQNKILRVLVEQQFERVGGTKRVKVDVRIISSTSQNLEAMIADGRFREDLYHRLAVVPVMVPGLAERREDIPYLVDNFMKQIARQAGIRPRRIGDDALAVLQAHNWPGNVRQLRNNVERLMILARGDDVDAPITADLLPSEIGDVMPRTPNQSDQHIMALPLREAREQFEKDYLIAQINRFGGNISKTAEFIGMERSALHRKLKSLGV, encoded by the coding sequence ATGGCGTCTGACATTCTCATCGTCGATGACGAGGAAGACATCCGCGAGCTCGTCGCAGGCATCCTGAGCGACGAAGGTCACGAAACCCGCACGGCGTTCGACGCCGACAGCGCGCTTGCAGCAATTGCAGACCGCGCGCCGAGGCTGATCTTCCTCGACATCTGGCTGCAGGGCTCGCGCCTGGACGGCCTGGCGCTGCTGGACGAGATCAAAACGATGCATCCGACCCTGCCGGTGGTGATGATCTCCGGTCACGGCAATATCGAGACGGCGGTTTCCGCCATCCGTCGCGGCGCCTACGACTTCATCGAGAAGCCGTTCAAGGCCGACCGGCTGATCCTGATCGCCGAGCGCGCGCTCGAAACCTCGAAGCTGAGGCGCGAGGTCTCCGACCTAAAGCAGCGCAGCGGTGAGACCTTCGACCTGATCGGCATGTCGTCGGCAATGAGCCAGTTGCGCCAGACCATCGAACGCGTCGCGCCGACCAACAGCCGCATCATGATCGTCGGCCCGTCCGGTTCCGGCAAGGAACTGGCGGCGCGCGCCATCCATGCGCTGTCGACGCGCAAGGCCGGACCGTTCGTGACGCTGAGCGCGGCCACCATCACGCCCGAGCGCATGGAGGTCGAGCTGTTCGGCACCGAATCGAACGGCACCGAGCGCAAGGTCGGCGCGCTGGAAGAGGCGCATCGCGGCATCCTCTACATCGACGAAGTGGCCGACATGCCGCGCGAGACGCAGAACAAGATCCTGCGCGTGCTGGTCGAGCAGCAGTTCGAGCGGGTAGGGGGCACCAAGCGGGTCAAGGTCGATGTCCGCATCATCTCGTCCACCTCGCAGAACCTGGAGGCGATGATCGCCGACGGCCGTTTCCGCGAGGACCTCTATCACCGCCTGGCAGTGGTTCCGGTCATGGTGCCGGGGCTGGCCGAGCGGCGCGAGGACATTCCCTATCTGGTCGACAATTTCATGAAGCAGATCGCGCGCCAGGCCGGCATCAGGCCGCGCCGCATCGGCGACGACGCGCTCGCCGTGCTGCAGGCGCATAACTGGCCGGGCAATGTCCGGCAACTGCGCAACAATGTCGAACGGCTGATGATCCTGGCGCGCGGCGACGATGTCGACGCCCCGATCACCGCCGATCTGCTGCCGTCGGAGATCGGCGACGTCATGCCGCGCACGCCCAACCAATCGGACCAGCACATCATGGCGCTGCCGCTGCGCGAGGCGCGCGAACAGTTCGAGAAGGACTACCTGATCGCCCAGATCAACCGCTTCGGCGGCAACATCTCGAAAACCGCCGAGTTCATCGGCATGGAGCGCTCTGCCCTGCACCGCAAGCTGAAGTCGCTGGGCGTCTGA
- a CDS encoding sensor histidine kinase NtrY-like: MASQAPTLNEPLFSKPGVEDRRRLLALPGVLAIAGALITAAISFAILVGATPIAPDAKATMALIALNAVFVLFLIALVGREVHRIVMARRHGKAASRLHVRIVAMFALVAAIPAIMVAIIASITLDIGLDRWFEIRTKTIVNSSLSIADAYVQENARNLQGTTLSMAYDLDASRTLYGLDRTGFLDLMNKEAVGRSLAHAALIKPDGSFVMSAKTDADFAMPEPPPGAVETAADGKPVLIEPRTRNIMGAIVKLREIEGLYLYTIRLVDPDVIKARQIVRSNTDEYRNLEDNRRTSQVAFALPYLSLTLIVILSAIWTGIAVADRLVRPIRQLIGAADEVATGNLDVAVPVRLSDGDVASLGDTFNNMILELKSQRNELLSAKDLIDERRRFSEAVLAGVTAGVIGVDPYGIVTIVNRSAETMLAISASAALGQNLSAVLPHVGRVFEIGRKSGKPVYREQVTFYRGGAERTFNVQITIEAGDDGSEEKSYVVTVDDITDLVQAQRSSAWADVARRIAHEIKNPLTPIQLSAERIKRRYGKVITEDREVFDQCTDTIIRQVEDIGRMVDEFSAFARMPKPEMKAIDLRESLREASFLVEVSRSDIAFERDFGSEPLKGTFDSRLMAQAFGNVIKNAAEAIDGLDAKDRSDGTIRIQAGRQNGAIRIDVIDNGRGLPRENRQRLLEPYMTTREKGTGLGLAIVKKIVEDHGGRLELNDAPADFHDGRGAMISIILPPAAVVAAPPRGEGRNEHERETEKVGNGV, encoded by the coding sequence ATGGCTTCCCAGGCCCCAACATTGAACGAACCGCTTTTCAGCAAGCCCGGCGTGGAGGACAGACGCCGGCTGCTGGCGTTGCCCGGCGTGCTGGCGATTGCCGGCGCCTTGATCACGGCGGCGATCTCCTTTGCGATTCTGGTCGGCGCGACGCCGATCGCGCCGGATGCAAAGGCCACGATGGCGCTGATCGCGCTCAACGCAGTCTTCGTCCTGTTCCTGATTGCGCTGGTCGGCCGCGAGGTTCACCGCATTGTGATGGCGCGGCGACACGGCAAGGCGGCCTCACGGCTGCATGTGCGCATCGTGGCGATGTTCGCGCTGGTCGCCGCCATTCCCGCCATCATGGTGGCCATCATCGCCTCGATCACGCTCGACATCGGCCTCGACCGCTGGTTCGAGATCCGCACCAAGACGATCGTCAATTCCTCGCTGTCGATCGCCGACGCCTATGTGCAGGAAAACGCCCGCAACCTGCAAGGCACGACGCTGTCGATGGCCTATGATCTCGATGCGTCGCGCACGCTCTATGGCCTCGACCGCACCGGTTTCCTCGATCTGATGAACAAGGAAGCGGTTGGCCGCTCGCTGGCGCATGCCGCGCTGATCAAGCCCGACGGCTCCTTTGTGATGAGCGCCAAGACCGATGCCGACTTCGCCATGCCGGAGCCTCCGCCGGGCGCGGTGGAAACGGCGGCTGACGGCAAGCCGGTGCTGATCGAGCCGCGCACCCGCAACATCATGGGCGCCATCGTCAAGCTGCGCGAGATCGAAGGGCTTTATCTCTACACAATTCGCCTGGTCGACCCGGATGTGATCAAGGCCCGGCAGATCGTGCGGTCCAACACCGACGAATACCGCAACCTGGAAGACAACCGCCGCACCTCGCAGGTGGCCTTCGCGCTGCCCTACCTGTCGCTGACGCTGATCGTCATCCTGTCGGCGATCTGGACCGGCATCGCGGTCGCCGACCGCCTGGTGCGGCCAATCCGCCAGCTGATCGGCGCCGCCGACGAGGTCGCGACCGGCAATCTCGATGTCGCCGTGCCGGTGAGGCTGTCCGACGGCGACGTCGCCTCGCTCGGCGACACCTTCAACAACATGATCCTGGAGCTCAAATCGCAGCGCAACGAGCTGCTCTCCGCCAAGGACCTGATCGACGAGCGCAGGCGCTTTTCGGAAGCCGTGCTGGCGGGCGTCACCGCCGGCGTCATCGGCGTCGACCCCTATGGCATTGTCACCATCGTCAACCGCTCGGCCGAGACCATGCTGGCGATCTCGGCGAGCGCAGCTCTTGGGCAGAACCTGTCCGCCGTGCTGCCGCATGTCGGCCGCGTCTTCGAGATCGGCCGCAAGTCGGGCAAGCCGGTCTATCGCGAGCAGGTGACCTTCTACCGCGGCGGCGCCGAGCGCACCTTCAATGTGCAGATCACCATCGAGGCCGGCGACGACGGCTCGGAGGAAAAATCCTATGTCGTGACGGTCGACGACATCACCGACCTTGTGCAGGCCCAGCGCTCTTCGGCCTGGGCCGATGTGGCAAGGCGCATCGCCCACGAGATCAAGAACCCGCTGACGCCGATCCAGCTCTCGGCCGAGCGCATCAAGCGCCGTTACGGCAAGGTCATCACCGAGGACCGCGAGGTTTTCGACCAGTGCACCGACACGATCATCCGGCAGGTCGAGGATATCGGCCGCATGGTCGACGAATTCTCGGCCTTCGCGCGCATGCCGAAGCCGGAGATGAAAGCCATCGATCTGCGCGAATCGCTGCGCGAGGCCTCGTTCCTGGTCGAGGTCAGCCGTTCCGACATCGCTTTCGAGCGCGATTTCGGCAGTGAACCGCTGAAGGGCACCTTCGACAGCCGGCTGATGGCGCAGGCCTTTGGCAACGTCATCAAGAACGCCGCCGAGGCCATTGACGGACTTGATGCAAAAGATCGTTCGGACGGCACAATCCGGATTCAAGCCGGACGTCAAAATGGCGCCATCCGAATCGATGTCATCGACAATGGCAGGGGATTGCCGCGCGAGAATAGGCAGCGCTTGCTCGAGCCCTATATGACGACGCGTGAAAAAGGCACGGGCCTTGGCCTCGCTATCGTCAAGAAGATCGTGGAGGACCATGGCGGCCGGCTCGAACTCAACGATGCGCCGGCGGATTTCCACGATGGCCGCGGCGCAATGATCTCGATCATCCTGCCGCCGGCGGCGGTCGTTGCCGCGCCACCTCGCGGCGAAGGCCGGAACGAACACGAAAGAGAAACTGAAAAGGTCGGTAATGGCGTCTGA
- the ntrC gene encoding nitrogen regulation protein NR(I), with product MTARGNILVADDDAAIRTVLNQALSRVGHEVRVTSNASTLWRWVAAGEGDLVITDVVMPDENAFDMLPRIKKARPELPVIVMSAQNTFMTAIRASETGAYEYLPKPFDLTELLNIVNRALAEPRRPKLDARADDQPETMPLVGRSAAMQDIYRMLARMMQTDLTVMISGESGTGKELVARALHEYGRRRGGPFVAINMAAIPRDLIESELFGHEKGAFTGAQNRSTGRFEQAEGGTLFLDEIGDMPMEAQTRLLRVLQQGEYTTVGGRTPIKTDVRIVAATNKDLRTLINQGLFREDLFYRLNVVPLRLPALRERSEDIPDLVRHFFKQGASEGLQTKRISSGGIELMKRYPWPGNVRELENLIRRLAALYSQDEISSEIIEAELKTGERPVVPGGGNLIPDDLSIGQAVEHFLQRYFASFAGDLPPAGLYQRILAEVEYPLVLASMTATRGNQIKAAELLGLNRNTLRKKIRELGVNVYKSSRQV from the coding sequence ATGACCGCACGCGGCAACATTCTGGTCGCCGATGACGATGCGGCCATCCGCACCGTGCTCAACCAGGCGCTGTCGCGCGTCGGCCATGAGGTGCGCGTCACCTCGAACGCCTCGACACTGTGGCGCTGGGTGGCGGCGGGCGAGGGCGACCTCGTCATCACCGATGTGGTGATGCCGGACGAGAACGCCTTCGACATGCTGCCGCGCATCAAGAAGGCGCGGCCGGAACTGCCGGTCATCGTCATGAGCGCGCAGAACACGTTCATGACCGCCATCCGCGCTTCCGAGACCGGCGCCTATGAGTATCTGCCGAAGCCGTTCGACTTGACCGAGCTGCTCAACATCGTCAACCGGGCGCTGGCCGAGCCGAGGCGGCCGAAGCTCGATGCGCGCGCCGACGACCAGCCGGAGACGATGCCCCTGGTCGGCCGCTCGGCCGCCATGCAGGACATCTACCGCATGCTGGCCCGCATGATGCAGACCGACCTGACGGTGATGATTTCAGGCGAGTCCGGTACCGGCAAGGAGCTGGTGGCCCGCGCGCTGCACGAATATGGCCGCCGCCGCGGCGGTCCGTTCGTGGCCATCAACATGGCGGCGATCCCGCGCGACCTGATCGAATCCGAACTGTTCGGCCACGAGAAGGGCGCCTTCACCGGCGCGCAGAACCGCTCCACCGGCCGCTTCGAGCAGGCCGAGGGCGGCACGCTGTTCCTCGACGAGATCGGCGACATGCCGATGGAGGCGCAGACGCGCCTGCTGCGCGTGCTGCAGCAGGGCGAATACACGACCGTCGGCGGCCGCACGCCGATCAAGACGGACGTGCGCATCGTCGCTGCCACCAACAAGGACCTGCGCACGCTGATCAACCAGGGGCTGTTCCGCGAGGACCTGTTCTACCGCCTCAACGTCGTACCGCTGAGGCTTCCGGCGCTGCGTGAGCGCTCCGAGGACATTCCGGACCTGGTGCGGCATTTCTTCAAGCAGGGCGCCAGCGAGGGGCTGCAGACCAAGCGCATTTCCTCTGGCGGCATCGAGCTGATGAAGCGCTACCCCTGGCCGGGCAATGTGCGCGAGCTGGAAAACCTGATCCGCAGGCTGGCCGCGCTCTATTCTCAGGATGAGATCTCGTCCGAGATCATCGAGGCCGAGCTCAAGACCGGCGAGCGGCCGGTGGTCCCCGGCGGCGGCAATCTCATTCCCGACGATCTCTCCATCGGCCAGGCTGTGGAGCATTTCCTGCAGCGCTATTTTGCTTCGTTCGCCGGTGATCTGCCGCCGGCTGGCCTGTACCAGCGCATTCTCGCCGAGGTCGAATACCCGCTGGTCCTTGCCTCGATGACGGCGACGCGCGGCAACCAGATCAAGGCGGCTGAGCTGCTCGGGCTCAACCGCAACACGCTGCGCAAGAAGATCCGCGAACTCGGCGTCAACGTCTACAAGTCCTCGAGGCAGGTCTAG
- a CDS encoding two-component system sensor histidine kinase NtrB, with amino-acid sequence MKATVAQGQDMVDAANIVLNTIRRPVIMVDNDGFIIFANADAEDFFRSSATMLARNTLSKLVPFGSPLLTLVDQVRERRAPVNEYRVDVSSPRLGIEKVVDLYVAPVPEFPGSVVVMFQERSMADKIDRQMTHRGAARSVTGLAAMLAHEIKNPLSGIRGAAQLLELSASDEDRALTRLITDETDRIVSLVDRMEVFSDERPIDRYPVNIHVVLDHVKAIAKNGFAKRIKILEEYDPSLPPVFANRDQLIQVFLNLVKNAAEAIGSDPQGEIVLSTAFRPGIRVSVPGTQDRVSLPLEFCVRDNGPGVSEDILPILFDPFITTKPNGSGLGLALVAKIVGEHGGIIECDSTPRGTTFRILMPAWKETAHGVDEEAEGDRT; translated from the coding sequence ATGAAGGCTACAGTTGCTCAGGGGCAGGACATGGTGGACGCCGCCAATATCGTGCTGAACACCATCCGCCGCCCTGTCATCATGGTCGACAACGACGGCTTCATCATCTTCGCCAATGCCGACGCGGAGGATTTCTTCCGCTCCAGCGCGACCATGCTTGCCCGCAATACGCTGTCCAAGCTCGTGCCCTTCGGCAGCCCGCTGCTCACCCTTGTCGACCAGGTGCGCGAACGCCGGGCGCCGGTCAACGAATACCGGGTCGATGTCTCGTCGCCGCGCCTTGGCATCGAAAAGGTCGTCGACCTCTATGTCGCGCCGGTGCCGGAATTCCCGGGCTCGGTGGTGGTGATGTTCCAGGAACGGTCGATGGCCGACAAGATCGACCGGCAGATGACGCATCGCGGCGCCGCCCGCTCGGTCACCGGCCTAGCCGCCATGCTGGCGCACGAGATCAAGAACCCGCTCTCAGGCATCAGGGGCGCCGCCCAGTTGCTGGAACTGTCGGCCTCCGATGAGGACCGCGCGCTGACCCGGCTGATCACCGACGAGACCGACCGCATCGTCTCGCTCGTCGACCGCATGGAGGTGTTTTCCGACGAACGGCCGATCGACCGCTACCCGGTCAACATCCATGTCGTGCTCGACCATGTAAAGGCTATTGCCAAGAACGGTTTTGCCAAGCGGATCAAGATCTTGGAGGAATACGATCCATCACTTCCTCCGGTCTTCGCCAACCGCGACCAGCTGATCCAGGTGTTCCTCAACCTGGTCAAGAACGCCGCCGAGGCGATCGGTTCGGACCCGCAAGGCGAGATCGTGCTGTCGACCGCTTTCCGACCGGGCATCCGTGTTTCGGTGCCCGGAACCCAGGATCGCGTGTCCTTGCCGCTGGAATTCTGCGTGCGCGACAACGGCCCTGGCGTTTCGGAGGACATACTGCCGATCCTGTTCGACCCGTTCATCACCACCAAGCCGAACGGCTCCGGCCTCGGGCTGGCGCTGGTGGCCAAGATCGTCGGCGAGCATGGCGGCATCATCGAATGCGATTCGACGCCGCGCGGAACCACGTTCCGGATTCTGATGCCGGCCTGGAAGGAGACCGCGCACGGCGTCGACGAAGAAGCTGAAGGAGACCGCACATGA
- the dusB gene encoding tRNA dihydrouridine synthase DusB, whose protein sequence is MPELTKLALPLDIGGVRIRNRVFLAPMSGITDEPFRQRAHRHGAGLVVSEMVASGELAKGRAGCDLRIRHSGLPVHMVQLAGREVAHMAEGARIAAGEGADIIDINMGCPAKKVTGGYAGSALMRDLDHALSLIEAVVGAVEVPVTVKMRLGWDESALNAPMLARRAEQAGVRMVTVHGRTRCQFYQGKADWRAIARVKEAVSIPVVANGDVGSPAEAAVILEQSGADAVMIGRAHYGAPWTAGRIAAAAAGETPPAIPGDPLALTEYIVAHHEDMLALYGVESGLRQARKHLGWYLDRHAAGADAEQRKTILTSFEPARVIAGLRGVFSSLARPDSLRSAA, encoded by the coding sequence ATGCCCGAATTGACCAAATTGGCTCTGCCGCTCGACATTGGCGGCGTGAGAATCCGCAATCGTGTCTTCCTCGCGCCGATGTCGGGGATAACCGACGAGCCGTTCCGGCAGCGCGCCCATCGGCATGGCGCCGGGCTTGTCGTGTCGGAAATGGTGGCGAGCGGAGAGCTTGCGAAAGGCAGGGCCGGCTGCGACCTGCGCATCCGCCATTCCGGGCTGCCGGTCCACATGGTCCAGCTCGCCGGCCGGGAAGTGGCGCATATGGCCGAAGGCGCCCGGATCGCCGCGGGCGAGGGCGCCGACATCATCGACATCAACATGGGCTGCCCGGCCAAGAAGGTGACGGGCGGCTATGCCGGTTCGGCGCTGATGCGCGATCTCGACCACGCCCTGTCGCTGATCGAAGCGGTGGTCGGCGCCGTCGAGGTGCCGGTGACCGTGAAGATGCGGCTTGGCTGGGACGAAAGCGCGCTCAACGCGCCGATGCTCGCGCGCCGCGCCGAACAGGCCGGCGTGCGGATGGTGACCGTGCATGGCCGCACCCGCTGCCAGTTCTATCAGGGCAAGGCTGACTGGCGCGCCATCGCGCGGGTCAAGGAGGCCGTTTCGATCCCGGTCGTCGCCAATGGCGATGTCGGCTCGCCGGCGGAAGCGGCCGTCATCCTCGAGCAATCGGGCGCCGACGCGGTGATGATCGGACGCGCGCATTATGGCGCCCCGTGGACCGCCGGCAGGATCGCCGCGGCCGCGGCAGGTGAGACGCCGCCAGCCATTCCCGGAGATCCGCTGGCCCTGACCGAGTACATCGTCGCCCACCATGAGGACATGCTGGCGCTCTATGGCGTCGAAAGCGGTCTGCGGCAGGCGCGCAAGCATCTCGGCTGGTATCTCGATCGCCATGCCGCCGGCGCGGATGCCGAACAGCGCAAGACGATCCTGACCTCCTTTGAACCCGCTCGCGTCATTGCCGGGCTGCGCGGGGTGTTCTCCAGCCTCGCCCGCCCCGACAGCCTGCGGAGCGCGGCATGA
- a CDS encoding bifunctional 2-C-methyl-D-erythritol 4-phosphate cytidylyltransferase/2-C-methyl-D-erythritol 2,4-cyclodiphosphate synthase: MTDASENQASGADDKVAVVIVAAGRGARAGQANGPKQYQHIGGRAVIARTLETFLSHPRTGPVVVAIHADDGELFRKAVGADADHVITVTGGDSRQASVRLGLLALRDSAPGRVLVHDAVRPFVDATLIDRTIDAIGERQGALPALPVADTLKRESAAGMIEETVSRNGLHAAQTPQGFPFWPLLAAHEKAHHLGKADFTDDAAIAEWAHIPVKLVPGSPDNIKLTWARDIAMADQRLSGERPRFPDIRTGNGYDVHAFEPGDHVTLCGVDIPHEKKLAGHSDADVGLHALTDALLATCGAGDIGTHFPPSDPQWKGAASKIFVERAARLVRERGGRIANADITLICEAPRVGPHREAMTAALAAMLGISSERISIKATTNERLGFVGRQEGIAAIATASVVFPGEVPE, translated from the coding sequence ATGACTGACGCAAGCGAAAATCAGGCTTCGGGCGCGGATGACAAGGTCGCGGTGGTTATCGTCGCGGCCGGGCGCGGCGCGCGCGCCGGGCAGGCCAATGGACCGAAGCAATATCAACACATCGGCGGCCGCGCCGTCATCGCGCGCACCCTGGAGACATTCCTGTCGCATCCGAGGACCGGTCCGGTCGTGGTGGCCATCCACGCCGACGACGGCGAGCTTTTCCGCAAGGCCGTGGGCGCGGATGCCGACCATGTCATCACGGTCACCGGCGGCGATTCGCGCCAAGCCTCCGTCAGGCTGGGCCTGCTGGCGCTCAGGGACTCCGCGCCAGGCCGCGTGCTCGTCCATGACGCCGTACGCCCCTTCGTCGACGCCACCCTCATCGACCGCACGATCGATGCCATCGGCGAGCGTCAGGGCGCGCTGCCCGCGCTGCCCGTCGCCGACACGCTGAAGCGCGAGTCGGCAGCCGGGATGATCGAGGAGACCGTATCGAGGAACGGGCTGCACGCCGCCCAGACGCCACAGGGCTTTCCCTTCTGGCCGCTCCTTGCGGCGCATGAGAAGGCCCATCACCTCGGCAAGGCGGATTTCACCGATGACGCCGCGATCGCCGAATGGGCGCACATACCGGTCAAACTGGTGCCGGGATCGCCGGACAACATAAAACTTACCTGGGCAAGGGATATCGCGATGGCGGACCAGCGACTTTCCGGCGAACGGCCGCGCTTTCCGGATATACGCACCGGCAATGGTTACGACGTGCACGCCTTCGAGCCGGGCGACCATGTCACGCTCTGCGGTGTCGACATTCCGCACGAGAAAAAGCTCGCTGGCCATTCGGATGCCGATGTCGGACTTCACGCTCTCACCGATGCGCTGCTCGCAACGTGCGGCGCCGGCGATATCGGCACGCATTTCCCGCCGTCGGATCCGCAATGGAAAGGGGCTGCCTCGAAGATCTTCGTCGAGCGTGCAGCGAGGCTGGTGCGCGAGCGCGGCGGACGCATCGCGAATGCCGACATCACGCTGATCTGCGAGGCGCCACGCGTCGGCCCGCATCGCGAGGCGATGACCGCGGCGCTTGCCGCGATGCTCGGCATCTCAAGCGAGCGGATATCGATCAAGGCGACCACCAATGAGAGACTGGGCTTCGTCGGCCGACAGGAAGGCATAGCGGCCATTGCCACCGCCAGCGTCGTCTTTCCAGGTGAGGTCCCCGAATGA
- a CDS encoding CinA family protein — MSNAELANTLLLACQQRGIMLATAESCTGGLIIAALTDIAGSSAVVDRGFITYSNEAKMEMLGVSAATLDAHGAVSRETVLEMAAGALAHSRASLSLAVTGIAGPTGGSADKPVGLVWFGLALTGQPIIAERQLFGHKGREFIRHETVRHALQLGLRALG; from the coding sequence ATGAGCAATGCCGAACTCGCGAACACCCTGCTCCTGGCTTGCCAGCAACGCGGCATCATGCTGGCGACGGCCGAAAGCTGCACCGGCGGCCTGATCATCGCCGCGCTCACCGACATTGCGGGCTCCTCGGCGGTGGTCGACCGCGGCTTCATCACCTATTCCAACGAAGCCAAGATGGAGATGCTCGGCGTTTCCGCCGCAACGCTCGACGCCCATGGCGCCGTCTCGCGCGAAACCGTGCTCGAAATGGCGGCGGGCGCGCTGGCGCATTCGCGGGCGAGCCTCTCGCTCGCGGTCACCGGCATTGCCGGCCCGACCGGCGGTTCGGCCGACAAGCCGGTCGGCCTGGTCTGGTTCGGCCTTGCGCTTACCGGCCAGCCGATCATCGCCGAGCGCCAGCTATTCGGCCACAAGGGCCGCGAGTTCATCCGCCACGAGACGGTGCGGCACGCGCTGCAACTCGGCCTGCGCGCGCTGGGCTAG
- a CDS encoding type II toxin-antitoxin system RatA family toxin, whose product MPKFEAARRVAHTAQEMFALVADVEAYPQFLPLCEALTVRSRKERDGRTILLADMTIGYKAIRETFTTQVLLKPDENAIDVKYIDGPFKYLSNIWRFDPAEGGCEVHFFIDYEFKSRILGALMGAMFDRAFRMFAEAFEKRADQIYGTRPA is encoded by the coding sequence ATGCCGAAATTCGAAGCCGCTCGCCGCGTCGCCCATACGGCGCAGGAGATGTTCGCGCTGGTCGCGGACGTCGAGGCCTATCCGCAGTTCCTGCCGCTGTGCGAGGCGCTGACGGTGCGCTCGCGCAAGGAGCGCGACGGCCGCACCATCCTGCTTGCCGATATGACCATCGGCTATAAGGCGATCCGCGAGACCTTCACGACGCAAGTGCTGTTGAAGCCCGACGAGAATGCCATCGACGTCAAATATATCGACGGGCCGTTCAAATATCTCAGCAATATCTGGCGTTTCGACCCGGCCGAAGGCGGCTGCGAAGTACATTTCTTCATCGACTATGAGTTCAAGAGCCGCATTCTCGGCGCGCTGATGGGGGCGATGTTCGATCGCGCCTTCCGCATGTTTGCCGAGGCCTTCGAGAAGCGCGCCGACCAGATCTACGGCACCAGGCCGGCCTGA
- the lipA gene encoding lipoyl synthase, with translation MVTVLDTIANAPRVRHPEKAHKPDQEVLRKPDWIRVKAPVSKGYAETREIVKSHKLVTVCEEAGCPNIGECWDKKHATFMIMGEICTRACAFCNVATGIPTALDPDEPARVAHAVKQMGLSHVVITSVDRDDLADGGAQHFAEVIRAIRAAAPSTTIEILTPDFLRKDGALEIVVAAKPDVFNHNLETVPSNYLTVRPGARYFHSIRLLQRVKELDPSIFTKSGIMVGLGEERNEILQLMDDLRSANVDFMTIGQYLQPSKKHHPVIRFVTPEEFKSFETIGRTKGFLLMASSPLTRSSHHAGEDFARLRAAREAQLRKAS, from the coding sequence ATGGTCACTGTCCTCGACACGATCGCCAATGCGCCGCGCGTGCGGCACCCTGAAAAGGCGCACAAGCCGGACCAGGAGGTGCTGCGCAAGCCCGACTGGATCCGCGTCAAGGCGCCGGTCTCGAAAGGCTATGCCGAGACGCGCGAGATCGTGAAGTCGCACAAGCTGGTGACGGTGTGCGAGGAGGCCGGTTGCCCGAACATCGGCGAGTGCTGGGACAAGAAGCACGCCACCTTCATGATCATGGGCGAGATCTGCACGCGCGCATGCGCCTTCTGCAACGTCGCCACCGGCATTCCGACCGCGCTCGATCCCGATGAACCGGCGCGCGTCGCGCATGCCGTCAAGCAGATGGGGTTGAGCCACGTCGTCATCACCTCGGTCGACCGCGACGACCTTGCCGACGGCGGCGCGCAGCATTTCGCCGAGGTCATCCGCGCCATCCGCGCGGCGGCGCCCTCGACCACGATCGAGATCCTGACGCCGGACTTCCTACGCAAGGACGGCGCGCTTGAGATCGTTGTCGCGGCGAAGCCCGACGTCTTCAACCACAACCTCGAGACCGTGCCGTCGAACTACCTGACCGTGCGTCCCGGTGCCCGCTATTTCCATTCGATCCGGCTGTTGCAGCGGGTCAAGGAGCTCGATCCGTCGATCTTCACCAAGTCCGGCATCATGGTGGGCCTGGGCGAAGAGCGGAACGAGATCCTGCAGCTGATGGACGATCTGCGCTCGGCCAATGTCGACTTCATGACCATCGGCCAGTATCTGCAGCCGTCGAAGAAGCACCATCCGGTCATCCGCTTCGTCACCCCGGAGGAGTTCAAGTCCTTCGAGACGATCGGCAGGACCAAGGGTTTCCTGCTGATGGCGTCGAGCCCGCTGACGCGCTCCTCGCATCATGCCGGCGAGGATTTCGCCAGGCTGCGCGCGGCGCGGGAAGCGCAGCTCAGAAAAGCCAGCTAA
- a CDS encoding GlsB/YeaQ/YmgE family stress response membrane protein — translation MDVNGVGWIGAIIIGGLAGWLAEMVMKSNTGIFMNIILGIVGAVVLNAILQALNFQSFGVGWFAYLITGFIGACLLIFVGRLVRR, via the coding sequence ATGGACGTGAATGGCGTGGGCTGGATCGGAGCTATCATCATCGGCGGTTTGGCGGGCTGGCTCGCCGAAATGGTGATGAAGAGCAACACCGGCATCTTCATGAACATCATCTTGGGCATCGTCGGCGCGGTCGTGCTGAACGCAATCCTGCAGGCTCTCAATTTCCAGTCTTTCGGCGTCGGCTGGTTCGCCTATCTGATCACCGGCTTCATCGGCGCCTGCCTGCTGATCTTTGTCGGACGGCTGGTGCGGCGTTAG